The genomic DNA TGTGATCGTTTCGGGCACAAGCTCCTAAAGTGTTGAAACTTGAAAGCGGGAAGAGTTTCAAGTCGCGAGATTGAAATTGTGTGACGGTTTTCTATTTTTGCCTACGGCAGTTTTTGAATTTTATGGCAAGTGAGATCCAGAAGATTGTTTTCCGGCTCGCAAATGCCGTATTTTCCAGTCTCAAACGCATTTCATTTTTTTGTCAGATCTCTATTTCGGACGGTTTTGCTGGCGCAGTGCTTCTTCATCAAACAGCTTTCGCAACAACGCATCTTCTTCACTCTCGCCCAACATTCCATGAACGACACTTGCGATCTCGCGTGACTTTTCTCGTTCGCTATATCGAGTCAAGATATCAGCGTATCGTTGCTCCGGTGTATCGACTCGTTGTCCAGATCTTTCATCCACACGTGTTAGGAGAGTCACCAACGCATTCTTGAGTGGTTCGTTCTCGATCATCGTTAAAAGGCTCTTTCCATCGAGCGGCATCGCGCGAAGGTCCAAGTCCTGGTAAGCCGATAACAACATCTTCGCCGTGATGCTGGTCAACCAATCGGGATCAATCGCCTCCACCGCGCTGGCGGCCAAATCGGGTTGCTCAATAAGCGTTTCGAAAAGATGCAAATCCAGCCCTGATAACGGCGGTAGTTTTTCATAAACAATGCGCTGTGGTGCTTGAGTGAGTTCCTTGACCGGCGGCGCAATGCGTTGAGCTCGACCACGATTACGAGCCTCAGTGCGCAAGGTCGCCAATCGCTGTTCTAAACGCTCAACGCGAAAGTTAAAGCTATCGGAAAGCCGTGTCATAAGCTGGTCGACACGCAATCCTTCGGGAGCTTTGGCGACGATCTTCAACATCGTGTCCACCGCTTTGGTCACAGCATGCGTGTCGTTCTTAAAGTCCACTCCCTCGGTCAGTCGGTTGAGCTTGTGATCGAGCGCATCGGGTGCCTTCGCGACAATCTGTTCAAACGATTCGCGTCCGAATTCGCCGATGTAGTCCGCCGGATCGCTGCCTTCGGGAAGCGTTAGCACTCTTAAATCGACGCTTTCGCCAATGAACAGTTCCAGCACTTCATCCGCTCGTTTTTGCCCCGCAGTATCACCATCGAGCACGAGGACCACTCGCTCGGCGAATCGCTTGAGAATCTTAACGTGGTCGGGAGTCAACGCCGTCCCCAGCACCGCCACAACAGGCTCGACGCCGGATTGTCGGGCGGCCACCACGTCGGTGTAGCCTTCCATGACCATCACTTGGCCTTGGCTTCGAATGGCTTCGCGGGCAAGCTGCAATCCGTAAAGCTGCTTCGATTTACGAAACAACATCGTTTCGCGTCCGTTGATGTACTTCCCGCCGGCTTTGTCACCATGGCGAGCGGCGATCTCGGGAATCAGTCGACCGCCCAACGCGATCGGCCGATTTTGCAGATCGAAAATCGGAAACATCAATCGGCCACGGAACATGTCGACGAAACCTTGACCGGACTGCTTTGCCGATGCGACGCCGCAAGCATGGGCGACTTCACCGGAAAACTTGTTGTCCTTTAGCAACTTCACCGCGTGGTCCCATGAATCGGGCGAGAAACCGATTCGAAATCGCTTTCGATTTTCGTCGTTCACGCCCCGAGATGCCAAATAATCGCGAGCGATTTTCGCATCGTCCGTCCTAGGATCGTCGAGCAAATCGAAGTACTCATCAGCCACCAACTTCATGGCGGCAAAAAGCGTGTCGCGGTCGTCGGGCGACCCGGGCGTCGTTTTTTTTCCACCGGTGTACTGCTCGATGGGAATGCCAGCGACATCCGCCAACGTCCGCATCGCTGTGGGAAAATCGACTCCATCACGACGCATTACGAAACTGAAGACATCCCCACCAATGTCACAGGGCCAACACTTCCACGTTTGCCGTTCCTGGTTGATCGTCATCGAAGGTCGACGGTCGTTATGCCAGGGGCAACGAGCGACGAAATTGCGACCCTGCGGCTGGACTTCGAGCGTCGCGCTGATCACGTCGAGAATGTCGACTGATGACCGCACTCGCTCTTTCAGATCGAAATCCAAAATCGACGACAAACGAATCTTCCGCGTTGGAGGGGACCTACTCACCGAGATTGCAAGCATTCAAGAAAGAGTATTCTTCCCTGAATCCTTCGCCCGGTAAAGCTGGCGAAATATTTTCGATCGGTCCACCGGCAACCCAAGCGGTCGCCAGTAATTTTCGATCCCTGCAGTCCTTTGCAGTGTTCCAGCCGGATTCTTCTAACCGCTATGTCCCAGGTCAAGACGAATTTCGTGATTAAATTCGCTGGGTTTTGTTCGATTGCCGCGACGGAATTGAGCTTTATAAGTTGAGCTTACCGCCAGTGCGAAACATTCACCGTCTGATCCCAACTCGCAAATCCTCCACTGAAGCGAATCCCGCTCGGCAAAGACATGGACAACGAAGGTCGCGGTTGAACCTAAAGCGGAAGCGATCGAGAAACGACTTGTCTAGGCTACGACCACGTTTGCTTGCACCAGTGCGCCGTAAAGCACGTCGGTGAGACTGAGATCGACGGAAGTGGGGGCAACCGAAACACTCCAAATGCGACGACCTATCCCCAGCAGACGATCACCCAGCGTATTTATCATTCAGCCTATTTATCACTAAGCCTGCTACCGAGCTCAGTTAACGCTGAGTGCTTCGAGTGACCGGATTGCAACCGGAATGATCTTTTGGGCATCAGCTAAGCGTCCCGACGAAACCATCGCTTCAAGACAATCCAAGCTGAGCAACGCGTTGTTCAACAGATTGTTCCAACGATGTTCGCTGATCGAAAACCGAGCCGCGACGCACTCAGGTTCCGAATTGGTGGATACCTGATTGAGCAACTCAACCAGCGCGATGCAGCGACGGATTTCCTGCAGATCGCACTGAGCGGTCGATGGGGTGAGTTCCACTGATAACTCGATAGGCTGGACATTGCTATCGAGATCCACAAACGAATCTTGCGTATAAAGCATCCTGATACTCCGTTATTCCATTGTTCGAATCCGTGATTGACGATGCGAAATGCAAACGTCATGCCATCTAGGTAACGATGGCTAGTCTCATCAGAGGAGCCCATCATCATGATGAGCGTTTCGAGCACAACGGAGTCTTTCCAGGCGCGTCCTTCCACCTCCGCTTATACGAATTTGCGTGGGACAAGCAAAGACCAATTCCAAAACGCTGAAAACATCGCTTCGTTACAGCGAAAACAGCCTCGATCCTTCACTCGGCTGATGCCCGCGAAAGAACGCGTCTGCTGACATCTCGCGCTTTCCAGCTGGGACGATGCTAATCAACTCGACCATCAGATCACCTGTGGCGACCAAGTAACCGGCTTCCGTTTTGACGATTTCTCCACTGTGAAAGCCCTCGCTGGTCTGGTCAGTCAATCGAACGGACTTTACTGCCAAGCGGATCGGTGGCTTCTCGGGATGCGACCTAAAGAACGTAAAGGCAACGGGCCAGGGGCTCATGCCTCGCACATGACAACTGATCTCACGCCCCGATCGCCCCCAATCAATCTCGCCATCGGCTTTACTCAATCGCGGCGCCTTGCTGACCCGACTGGGATCTTGTGGCACTCCGATATCCGATTGGCCATCCCAAGATTGCAACATGGCAACGGCTTCTAAGGTCGCTTCGACACCAATCGCCGACAAACGCTCTTCCAATTGCCCAGCGTCTTCGTCATCGCTAATGGGCGTTTCACGCGTGCAAAGCACGGGACCGCCATCGAGCCGAGGCGTCATGTGAATCACCGAGACTCCCGTAACCGGGTCGCCATTGAGCATCGCCCATTGAACCGGGGCGGCTCCGCGATAAGCGGGAAGCAGGGATCCGTGTAAGTTGATACAACCGAGTCGAGCAACCGCCAGCGCGGCAGGCTTAAGGATTTGCCCATAGTCGCAGACAACAAGCAAGTCAGGCTGCTCTTTGGCGACCGTCTCAATCGAATCGGGATCGTTAATGCTGACGGGATCAAACACCGGCAAGGTGTTGTGAACCGCCCAATCACGGACGGGTGACGGAGGCGGTCCGCCACGACTTTTGACCGGTGGAGCAGGGCGAGTAACAACTAAACGAATATCGTGATCCAACAATGCGTTGAAGGACGGAACCGCGAACGGTCCGGTGCCCATCACCACCAATTTCAATCGCTCTGAAGCCATGTCCGTAATTTGCCTTAGGTGTACTTTTCGTGCCAAGTGCTTAAGCGTTTGACGAGCGTTTCGTCATCGGGAATCGAACCCGTGCCCTGCTTGGATCGAAAATCCGTTTCCAACGTATCCATTGCATCTTCCAGATCACGCCGGGCCTCGGCACTCATTCGGTCAAAAAACATGACGCCATCGAGGTGATCGTTTTCATGCTGAAAAATTCGCCCCAGGAACCCATCAAAGGTGCCTTCGATCGGGTTTCCTTGCAGGTCATAAGCACTGAGCCGAATCGACTTGGGGCGTTTGACTTGACCGTAGAGCCCGGGAAGACTCAAGCAACCTTCCTGGGAAGTTTCATTTCCTTTGGGCAATTGGAGTTCAGGATTGATGATCACAAACTCCTCGCCCTCTCCCTTTTCGCCGGCCGGATTAGCCACGAACAACCGCAGCGGCAAGTCGACTTGGTTTGCCGCCAGCCCCACGCCTTTGTGTTCGTACATCAGCTCGAACATCTGAGCGACAATCTCTTTGAGCTCGGCATCAACGCGGCGGATGGGCTTACTTTTGATCCGCAGAGTCGGATGGGGATAGGTGATAACGCTCAGTTGCATGGCGGATCGAAAGACAAGACGAGGAGTCGGAAAGTGAGGCAAAACAGGTCCGATCGGCCAATCCGCCAGCGAACCCTCAGGATGACGGATTCTTGCTCTATTTTACAGGGGTAAGAAAGTTGCCGACTTTAGGTCACGCGTCCAGTTTACAGCTCGCATTGAGTTCACGACGATATCGACCATGAACGATCAACCGACTTATGAATTAAGCATTAACTCCCAGGCCGCTTCACTATTTGATGTCCTCAGCGACATTAAGGATGAAATCGGTTGCGAGACCCAGGAAATCGAGGGAGCCCGCATTCTGGACGCGGGCGTCCACACTCACGGATCCGTTGCTGCTGGATTGGGGCTTGCTGGACTGTGCATGGGTGACCTCGCCAACATCGAAATTCAACCTGCAGATCCGGATCGCTATGCGACCACTAATGCGGTCTACGTCCAGACCGATCATCCGCTGCATGCCTGCTTGGGTGCCCAATACGCTGGCTGGCCTGTGCAATCGGATGACTTCTTTGCCATGGGCAGCGGTCCAATGCGATTGGCCCGCGGTCGCGAGGAAATGCTCGGCGAACTTGAGTTAACAGAAACCGGTAGCCCCGTGGTGGGCGTTTTAGAATCCGACTCGCTTCCCACCGCTTCGGCTATCAAATTGATCGCCGAACAGTGTCAGGTCGAAACGAGCGAATTGCGAATCGCGGTCGCCCCTACCAGCACTATCGCTGGTTCGTTGCAGGTCGTTGCACGCAGCATCGAAACCGCACTTCACAAGTTGCACGAGTTGAAGTTTGACGTTCGAACCATTATTTCCGCCACCGGACATGCTCCGTTGCCACCACCGGCCAAACCGGGCGACATGGCTAGTGGCATTGGACGTACTAACGATGCCATGCTTTATGGCGCCACGGTGACCTTATGGGTTGACGCCGACGATGAAGCGATCGAAGCCGTCGCGTCGCAGGTCCCCAGCGAAACATCGAAGGATCACGGTCGTCCGTTCAAAGACGTTTTCAAAGACTACGGCTACGATTTCTACAAAGTCGACCCGATGCTGTTTTCGCCTGCCGTGGTGATGATTCACAGCTTACGAACCGGAAGAAGCTGGCATCACGGAAAACTCTATTCCGACGTCCTTCGCCAATCTTTTTTTGGGTAAGCGATGGGCTTTCACGAGAACAACAGCGCGGGGAAGTCTCGCTTTTTAATGCTCGGTGGCGGCGAAGGCTGGCACGCGAATCAACTTCGTCAAGCCTGCCAAGTCCGTGGTTGCGAATTAGAACTGGCAACTTATCAATCCTTGGCTGGCTCGGTTCAAGGCGATGGAGTGACGATCACGTGCGCGCATGGCGACGTCCGCAATTTTGACGCGGTGCTGACGCGGACAATGCCCGCCGGATCACTCGAACAGATTACGTTTCGATTGGCGACGCTGCATCACCTGCAAAAGGTCAACTCGCGCATCATCAACTCCCCTCGTTCGCTCGAGATCGCGATCGACAAATTTGCATCGCTTGCTGTCGTGGCCTCACTCGGTTGCCGTGTCCCCTCGACACGTGTCGTGCAATCTCGACGTGAGGCGATGGACGCGTATGCTGAACTCGGTGGCGACTGCGTTGTCAAACCTATCTTCGGCGGGGAAGGGTTCGGTGTCATGCGAGTTTCCGACCCTGAATTGGCCAGGACGACGTTCGCGACTCTCGATCAACTTGGTTGCGTCATGTACGTGCAAGCCTTTGTGCCGCCGGGCGGAGCGGACACGAGACTACTAAAGATCGGCGACGAAGTCATTTCGCTGCGGCGTACCAACGCTGGCGATTTCCGCACCAACCGCACCCACGGCGGAACAGCCGAGCGCGTCGAGACTCAATCATGGCATCGCGACCTTGCGTTTCGCGTCTGTAACGAGATTGGTCTGACAATCGCGTCGGTTGATTTGATCGATTGCCAAACGGATGGCTACCGAGTGATTGAAGTCAATGGAATTCCCGGTTGGCAAGGTGCTCAATCAGCCTGCGACGTCTCGATCGCCGGATTGATCATCGACACACTGCTTTCAACCGAAACGTTGGTAGCGTCATGAGTAAAGATTTCGAGCAACCCGAGATCGATGGCAACGTTGCCTCGCGCTTAAAGATCTTGTCGACGTTGATGCCCGGAGCCATCGCGATCGCCGAACCCAGCGGCCCACCACGTGATGACACCACTCGCGACTATTCGATCACAACCTTCGGTGCACTCGATGAAGAAACCACGAAAGTAGCCAAGGGGCTTGTTGGCTGGGGCGTCAAACCAGGAATGAGGATCGTGATGTTGGTGCCCTTTGGTGCCGACTTTATCAAACTGACCTTTGCACTGCTGAAAGCGGGCGTGCAAGTCGTCTTGATCGATCCTGGAATGAGCAAGCGGCACTTGATCCAATGTCTCGCCGACGCCAAGCCCGATGGCTTCATGGCGATACCCAAAGCCCAAGCGATCCGAACGGTTTTGCGGACGAAGTTCCCCACGGCAATTTGGAACGTCACTGTTGGACGCAGGTATTTCTGGGGCGGACAAACGTTGTCGCGCATCAAGAGCCTTGGCAGCGAATCAACGGATCAAATTGAACTACCGAAGCGAGAGCGATCTGATCCGGCGGCCGTGATCTTTACGACCGGCTCCACCGGACCTCCCAAGGGCGTCCAGTACACGCATGGAACGTTCCATGCCCAAATCGACCTCATTCGCGAACGCTACGACATCCACCGCGGTTCGCGAGACTTGGCGTGCTTTCCGCTGTTCGGTTTGTTTGATGCCGTGATGGGAGTAACGACTGTGATCCCTGACATGGACCCCACCAAACCGGCCAAAGTCAATCCGCGACGACTCGCCGAAGCAGCCGCCCAATGGGAATGTGACCAGGCGTTCGGATCACCCGCGCTATGGAACACGGTTGTTCGCTGGGCCGATCAAAATAACTTCACCAACCCATTCCCAACGCTGCAACGAATTCTATCGGCCGGCGCACCGGTACCCGCCGTCACGCTCGAAAAACTGCGCCGCCTTGTGCATCCCGATGCCAACATCCAAACGCCCTATGGCGCGACAGAGGCACTGCCGATCGCATCGATCGAATCTCGCGAAATCATCGCGGAAACTGGCCCCGCCGCTGCCAAAGGCAAAGGCGTTTGCGTCGGCAATCGCTTCGATGGTGTGAATTGGAAGGTGATTGAAATCTCCGACGATCCTATCGAGTCCATGGACCAGGTCACCGAGAAAGCATCCGGCAAAATTGGCGAACTGATGGTGTCGGGCCCGATGGTGACGACTCAGTACGTTGTTCGCGACGATCAAAACCGTTTTCACAAAGTTCGAGACGGGGATCGAGTTTGGCACCGCATGGGCGATGTGGGTTACCTCGACAGTCGAGATCGTTTTTGGTTCTGCGGTCGCAAGTCACATCGCGTTGTCGTTGGTGATCGAACCCTTTTCACCGTGCCTATCGAAGCCGTTTTCAACAACCATCCAGCCGTCTATCGGTCGGCACTTGTACCACGTGGCCAACGTCCCCACCAAACCCCCGTGGTCTTAGTCGAACTGCACCCCGAACATATCCCAACGACGCGGGAGGCAAAACAAACGTTGATGGCTGAGTTACAGGACCTTGCGTCTCGCAATCCGCTGACCATGCGAATCGATGAGATCATCATTCGCGACGAACCCCTGCCGACCGACATCCGGCACAACAGCAAGATCTTCCGCGAGAAGTTGGCGTTGCCTTAAACCTTGCGTTGTCGCTGGGCGTGTGCTTGGGTTCGCAGCATTGATGCCACGAGTGCCGTCCAGCCAGTTTGATGACTTGCCCCCAAGCCTTTTCCGGAATCCGCATGGAAGTATTCGTAGAAAAGAATGTTTTCACGCCAAGCCGGATCGTCCCGATAACGTTCGTCATCGCCGTTGATGGGTCGCTCACCGTTTTTGTCGGCCTCGAACATCGAGATTAGTCGACGTTCAAGCTCGCGAGCCACTTCCATCAACGTCATTTCATGACCGCTTCCGGTGGGACACTCAACTTTGAAGTCATCGCCGTAGAAGTGGTGATAACGCTTGAGCGATTGAATCAAAAGGTAATTCATCGGGAACCAAATCGGCCCGCGCCAATTGCTGTTCCCACCAAACATGCCGCTATCGCTTTCGCCGGGCACGTAGGAGACCTCATGACGTTGGCCACCAAAGTCAAACACGAAAGGATCGCCGCGGTGCACCGCCGACATACTTCGAATGCCGTACGGCGAAAGAAATTCATTCTCGTCCAGCATCACTGCAATCAACTTACGCAGTCGTTCCTCTGAAGGAATCGCTAACAACTGGCTCCCCGAATTGCCTTCATCATCTTTGTGCTCCATGTAAGTCATATGGTCACTAAGATTGCCGCGATTTTCGAGGAACCATTTCATGCGGCGTTTGAAGCCCGGCAACTTGCCGATGATGTCGTCTTCCAAGATCACCCCGGTCATCAACGGCAACAATCCGACTAATGAGCGAACGCGGATCGCGATTGACTTCCCATCAACGAACAGGTGGTCGTAATAGAATCCGTCGTTTTCTTCCCACAACCCGGTGCCATCGATGCAATTCATAGCCTCGGCAATTGCAACATAGTGCTCGAAGAACTTACTTGCCATGTCGCCGTAGGCTTGGTGGTCTTCGGCAAGCTCCAACGCGATTCGCAACATTGAACCGCAATAGAACGCCATCCAAGCGGTGCCATCGGCCTGTTCAAGATGTCCTTCGGGCAAAGGCTTGCTACGATCAAAAACTCCGATGTTGTCGAGCCCCAAGAACCCGCCCGAGAAAATGTTCTTTCCTCGCGGATCCTTTCGGTTTACCCACCACGTGAAGTTGATCAACAGCTTTTGGAAGCAACGAGCCAAGAAGACTTTGTCACGCTTCTGCGGTGGCCCGGTTGCTTTGTAAACCTGCCACACACCCCACGCATGCACCGGAGGATTCACATCGCTAAGATGCCATTCGTAAGCGGGGATTTGACCACTAGGGTGCATGTACCATTCCCGAAGGAACAACACCATTTGTTCCTTAGCGAAATGAACATCCAAGTAAGCCATCGGGACCATGTGAAATGCGAGGTCCCACGCCGCGTACCAAGGGTATTCCCACTTATCGGGCATCGAGATCACATCACGATTGAAGAGGTGACGCCACTCGCTATTGCGTCCCAGCTTGCGAGATTCCGTTGTCGGCATTCCGTTGGGGTCGCCATCGAGCCATGTCGTAACGGAGTAGTGATAAAACTGCTTGGTCCACAACAATCCGGCGTAGGCTTGCCGCATGATGGACGCTCGCTCGGGCGTGTGCGATGCATCAATTCGAGTCGCGTAGAACTCGTTGGCTTCGTTGATACGGTCGGCAAAGATCCGATCGAACGATTCGCCGAATGCGAGTCGTCGGAAGGCATCGGTCTTCCCGCCAGATTCTTCGGCAACAAACGGTTCGCTGACATGCGTCATGCGAAGTTGAATCGTCTCCGT from Rubripirellula amarantea includes the following:
- a CDS encoding MGH1-like glycoside hydrolase domain-containing protein: MTTAEDLRLQASSKRQENWQRWGPYLSERQWGTVREDYSEGGDATWSYFPHDHARSRAYRWGEDGLLGICDRQCRLCFSVGLWNGRDPILKERLFGVTGPEGNHGEDVKECYYYLDSTPTHSYMKALYKYPHAKYPYEDLVDVSRKRGFQDPEYELYDTNIFDESRYFDVVAEYAKGGPDDVLIRLSITNRGPQPAVLHLLPQFYFRNTWTWHCTDEGCTTRPSMRIENDVVKTNHESLGQVWLACDRTGDESGSAWSWLFTDNETNAHRHPDMPSESEFYKDALNDFVVLGETVAVNPARQGTKCAPYGLMMIGAGQTETIQLRMTHVSEPFVAEESGGKTDAFRRLAFGESFDRIFADRINEANEFYATRIDASHTPERASIMRQAYAGLLWTKQFYHYSVTTWLDGDPNGMPTTESRKLGRNSEWRHLFNRDVISMPDKWEYPWYAAWDLAFHMVPMAYLDVHFAKEQMVLFLREWYMHPSGQIPAYEWHLSDVNPPVHAWGVWQVYKATGPPQKRDKVFLARCFQKLLINFTWWVNRKDPRGKNIFSGGFLGLDNIGVFDRSKPLPEGHLEQADGTAWMAFYCGSMLRIALELAEDHQAYGDMASKFFEHYVAIAEAMNCIDGTGLWEENDGFYYDHLFVDGKSIAIRVRSLVGLLPLMTGVILEDDIIGKLPGFKRRMKWFLENRGNLSDHMTYMEHKDDEGNSGSQLLAIPSEERLRKLIAVMLDENEFLSPYGIRSMSAVHRGDPFVFDFGGQRHEVSYVPGESDSGMFGGNSNWRGPIWFPMNYLLIQSLKRYHHFYGDDFKVECPTGSGHEMTLMEVARELERRLISMFEADKNGERPINGDDERYRDDPAWRENILFYEYFHADSGKGLGASHQTGWTALVASMLRTQAHAQRQRKV
- the mch gene encoding methenyltetrahydromethanopterin cyclohydrolase, with the translated sequence MNDQPTYELSINSQAASLFDVLSDIKDEIGCETQEIEGARILDAGVHTHGSVAAGLGLAGLCMGDLANIEIQPADPDRYATTNAVYVQTDHPLHACLGAQYAGWPVQSDDFFAMGSGPMRLARGREEMLGELELTETGSPVVGVLESDSLPTASAIKLIAEQCQVETSELRIAVAPTSTIAGSLQVVARSIETALHKLHELKFDVRTIISATGHAPLPPPAKPGDMASGIGRTNDAMLYGATVTLWVDADDEAIEAVASQVPSETSKDHGRPFKDVFKDYGYDFYKVDPMLFSPAVVMIHSLRTGRSWHHGKLYSDVLRQSFFG
- a CDS encoding ATP-grasp domain-containing protein, coding for MGFHENNSAGKSRFLMLGGGEGWHANQLRQACQVRGCELELATYQSLAGSVQGDGVTITCAHGDVRNFDAVLTRTMPAGSLEQITFRLATLHHLQKVNSRIINSPRSLEIAIDKFASLAVVASLGCRVPSTRVVQSRREAMDAYAELGGDCVVKPIFGGEGFGVMRVSDPELARTTFATLDQLGCVMYVQAFVPPGGADTRLLKIGDEVISLRRTNAGDFRTNRTHGGTAERVETQSWHRDLAFRVCNEIGLTIASVDLIDCQTDGYRVIEVNGIPGWQGAQSACDVSIAGLIIDTLLSTETLVAS
- the def gene encoding peptide deformylase; protein product: MQLSVITYPHPTLRIKSKPIRRVDAELKEIVAQMFELMYEHKGVGLAANQVDLPLRLFVANPAGEKGEGEEFVIINPELQLPKGNETSQEGCLSLPGLYGQVKRPKSIRLSAYDLQGNPIEGTFDGFLGRIFQHENDHLDGVMFFDRMSAEARRDLEDAMDTLETDFRSKQGTGSIPDDETLVKRLSTWHEKYT
- the dnaG gene encoding DNA primase — translated: MSSILDFDLKERVRSSVDILDVISATLEVQPQGRNFVARCPWHNDRRPSMTINQERQTWKCWPCDIGGDVFSFVMRRDGVDFPTAMRTLADVAGIPIEQYTGGKKTTPGSPDDRDTLFAAMKLVADEYFDLLDDPRTDDAKIARDYLASRGVNDENRKRFRIGFSPDSWDHAVKLLKDNKFSGEVAHACGVASAKQSGQGFVDMFRGRLMFPIFDLQNRPIALGGRLIPEIAARHGDKAGGKYINGRETMLFRKSKQLYGLQLAREAIRSQGQVMVMEGYTDVVAARQSGVEPVVAVLGTALTPDHVKILKRFAERVVLVLDGDTAGQKRADEVLELFIGESVDLRVLTLPEGSDPADYIGEFGRESFEQIVAKAPDALDHKLNRLTEGVDFKNDTHAVTKAVDTMLKIVAKAPEGLRVDQLMTRLSDSFNFRVERLEQRLATLRTEARNRGRAQRIAPPVKELTQAPQRIVYEKLPPLSGLDLHLFETLIEQPDLAASAVEAIDPDWLTSITAKMLLSAYQDLDLRAMPLDGKSLLTMIENEPLKNALVTLLTRVDERSGQRVDTPEQRYADILTRYSEREKSREIASVVHGMLGESEEDALLRKLFDEEALRQQNRPK
- a CDS encoding methionyl-tRNA formyltransferase codes for the protein MASERLKLVVMGTGPFAVPSFNALLDHDIRLVVTRPAPPVKSRGGPPPSPVRDWAVHNTLPVFDPVSINDPDSIETVAKEQPDLLVVCDYGQILKPAALAVARLGCINLHGSLLPAYRGAAPVQWAMLNGDPVTGVSVIHMTPRLDGGPVLCTRETPISDDEDAGQLEERLSAIGVEATLEAVAMLQSWDGQSDIGVPQDPSRVSKAPRLSKADGEIDWGRSGREISCHVRGMSPWPVAFTFFRSHPEKPPIRLAVKSVRLTDQTSEGFHSGEIVKTEAGYLVATGDLMVELISIVPAGKREMSADAFFRGHQPSEGSRLFSL
- a CDS encoding fatty acid CoA ligase family protein, whose translation is MSKDFEQPEIDGNVASRLKILSTLMPGAIAIAEPSGPPRDDTTRDYSITTFGALDEETTKVAKGLVGWGVKPGMRIVMLVPFGADFIKLTFALLKAGVQVVLIDPGMSKRHLIQCLADAKPDGFMAIPKAQAIRTVLRTKFPTAIWNVTVGRRYFWGGQTLSRIKSLGSESTDQIELPKRERSDPAAVIFTTGSTGPPKGVQYTHGTFHAQIDLIRERYDIHRGSRDLACFPLFGLFDAVMGVTTVIPDMDPTKPAKVNPRRLAEAAAQWECDQAFGSPALWNTVVRWADQNNFTNPFPTLQRILSAGAPVPAVTLEKLRRLVHPDANIQTPYGATEALPIASIESREIIAETGPAAAKGKGVCVGNRFDGVNWKVIEISDDPIESMDQVTEKASGKIGELMVSGPMVTTQYVVRDDQNRFHKVRDGDRVWHRMGDVGYLDSRDRFWFCGRKSHRVVVGDRTLFTVPIEAVFNNHPAVYRSALVPRGQRPHQTPVVLVELHPEHIPTTREAKQTLMAELQDLASRNPLTMRIDEIIIRDEPLPTDIRHNSKIFREKLALP